In a genomic window of Mus pahari chromosome 8, PAHARI_EIJ_v1.1, whole genome shotgun sequence:
- the Phyhip gene encoding phytanoyl-CoA hydroxylase-interacting protein yields the protein MFSKSVSWNLQKAPWREYQNPGAKPEGNMELLSTPHSIEINNITCDSFRISWAMEDSDLERVTHYFIDLNKKENKNSNKFKHRVNYAKEHLAQLQEKAEQIAGRMLRFSVFYRNHHKDYFQHARTHCGNVLQPYLKDNSGSHGSPTSGMLHGVFFSCNTEFNTGQPPQDSPYGRWRFQIPAQRLFNPSTNLYFADFYCMYTAYHYAILVLAPKGSLGDRFCRDRLPLLDIACNKFLTCSVEDGELIFRHAQDLILEIIYTEPVDLSLGTLGEISGHQLMSLSTADAKKDPSCKTCNISVGR from the exons ATGTTTTCAAAGTCTGTGTCTTGGAACCTACAAAAGGCTCCATGGAGAGAATACCAGAATCCAG GAGCCAAACCAGAGGGGAACATGGAGCTTCTGTCTACCCCCCACAGCATCGAGATCAACAATATCACCTGTGACTCTTTCCGTATCTCCTGGGCTATGGAAGACAGTGACCTGGAGAGGGTCACCCATTATTTCATTGACctgaacaagaaggaaaataagaattCCAACAAGTTCAAGCACCGAGTGA ACTATGCCAAGGAACACCTTGCCCAGCTGCAGGAGAAGGCTGAGCAGATCGCTGGCCGCATGCTTCGCTTCTCTGTGTTCTACCGCAACCATCACAAGGACTACTTCCAGCATGCCAG GACCCACTGTGGGAACGTACTGCAGCCTTACCTGAAGGACAACAGCGGCAGTCACGGCTCCCCCACCAGCGGCATGCTGCACGGGGTCTTCTTCAGCTGCAACACGGAGTTCAACACAGGCCAGCCCCCCCAGGACTCCCCTTATGGCCGCTGGCGCTTCCAGATCCCTGCCCAGCGCCTCTTCAACCCCAGCACCAACCTCTACTTTGCGGACTTCTACTGTATGTACACAGCCTACCACTATGCCATCCTGGTGCTGGCACCCAAAGGCTCCCTGGGGGACCGCTTCTGTCGTGACCGGCTGCCCCTCCTGGACATTGCCTGCAACAAGTTCCtgacctgcagtgtggaggaTGGAGAGCTGATCTTCCGTCATGCTCAGGACCTCATCCTGGAGATCATCTACACCGAGCCTGTCGACCTGTCCCTGGGCACCTTGGGAGAGATCAGCGGGCACCAGCTCATGAGCCTGTCCACTGCTGACGCCAAGAAAGATCCCAGCTGCAAGACCTGCAACATCAGTGTGGGCCGCTAG